The Ancylothrix sp. D3o genomic sequence CCGCTTTATTGTCACTACGACAAAGCCAATAAAGTTGGGCTTTCCAATGGATATTTAATTGAAGTATCCTACGTCGAAGAACTCTCTCCCCTCGAAGAAATTTTTCTCGAAAATTTAGAATGGCGAATTGCCCTTCCATCTAACACTTTGCGGCAAAAAGTCCGGCATATTGAAGCGGTGGGGATGCCCTTTACAGAAGAAATTGTTGATGGGGAAAAAATCGCTGTTTTTAAATTTAATACTCTCAAACCAAATGAAGCGCGATTATTTGGATGGAAAGCCTTAATTGAAGTCCACAGCATTAAGTATAACCTCACTCCCCGTGATGTCGAAAAACAGTCATCCTTGCCGCCAAATTTTGAGCGGTATTTGGTGGATAATGATAATTTGGCAATGGATACGGAAACTGTCCGCCGCGCCGCCGCCGAAGCCATTGGCACCGAAACTAATTTGTTGCGAAAAGTTTTGAGCATTCGTAATTATGTTTATGACAAGCTTTCCTATGGCATCAAACCTCACATAGATACCCCGGATATTGCCTTAGAAAGGGGCGTGGGTTCCTGTGGCGAATATGTGGGAATTTTACTGGCATTGATGCGTTTAAATGGCATTCCTTGCCGAACAATTGGCAGGTATAAATGTCCCCCCTATGCGGATCGATTTTTGGTGCCATTGATGCCAGATTATAATCATGTGTGGATAGAATTTTATCTGCCTGATGTTGGTTGGGTTCCAATGGAATCAAACCCTGATGATATCCAAGAAGGCGGCCCTTATCCTTTGCGGTTTTTTATGGGGTTAGCCTGGTATCATATTGAAATTGGCAAAGGCTTAAAATTTGCCGGTTTAACAATCAATGGCGGGCCGGTGGATAAGGAAAATGTCTCAATTGGTGAACTGGCAATCAATCACGTCCGCTTCAAAATTTTACAAGAAATACCGCCGCTGTAGGGCGATGTTTTGCCCACCGGCCTGATAATGGTGGGCAAAGTTTAAAAAGCCGGTGGGATAATAGAGTGGATTTTTAATATAATTGAGAGTGGTGGGCATAGCCTACACAAATAAACAATCACTACCCTAACTCTCACCGGACAACAATCAAAAATCCCCAAATATTATGGAGAATACAACTTTTTCTGTTTTGGTTTATTTAGCCTTGGGTTTAATGCTAATCGTCACCTGCGGAGTTGCTTATTTAACGGCGGCGGAATGGACAGATCGTCGGCGCCAAATGAAAGAGAAAAAAGAACGTCGTAAAGCCTAATTTTCAACCCGGTTTTTTTGAATAAAAACCGGGTTATTTTTGTCTTAAGCCGGAGTCATTGAACCACTCATAGTATCAGCGAAAGTCTTAATAAAGTCACTTTCTGAGAAGTTTGCTGCTTGTACCCCCACCACTGTTGCTACTAATTCATTTCTAAACTGAGGTTCAGCAGGTTGGTTATTTTTTCCACCTCCAGGGAGAGTAGCTTCAATGGGAATTTTCACATAAATTTCAGAAGCCCCTTCATTTCCTTGCTGGAAAACTAAATTTTCAAAGGTTAAATCTCCTAAATAGAAAAAGTCAGCGCCCCGCAAGAAATCTTCCACTCGATCTACACCGCCAACCTGAAGGGCAATCGTATCACTTCCATCACCACCAATAATAGAATCATTTCCTACATCGCCAAAAATTGTATCATTTCCAGACTCTCCAAAAATACTATCATTGCCTTGTCCGCCATAAAACACATCTCCTAAAGAAGCGCCGCGAAGGGTATCATCTCCCAAGTTCCCATAGAGGGTATCGCTACCAACAACTCCGGCGACAGAATCATTACTTAAACCGGCAATAATTGTATCATCACTATAATTGCCATAAATTAAATCGTTGCCATCTCCTCCATATAAATTATCGTTATTTGAACCGCCAATAATGGTATCATTTCCTTGACCGGCACTGAGGGTATCGTCGCCTAATTCACCAAACAAAAGATCGGCATCTTGACCGCCAAAACCTTGATCATTTCCGTCTGCACCAAACAGGGTATCATTACCAAGATTGCCATTAAAAAGGTCATTGCCGGTGCCACCATTAATTAAATCGCCATCTTTTCCGCCAAACAAAAAATCATCCTCACCTTCTCCTAAAATCGTATCAATGCCGAGATTTCCAAATAAAGTATCGCTGCCGGCAGAACCATTTACAGCATCATTCCCGCCGCCGGCAATGGCATAATCACCACCAATTCCGCCCACCAAAACATCATTTCCAGCAGCGCTTAAAAGCGTATCGTTTCCATCATCGCCTTGTATATAATTGGCGGTTCCTTCTCCCGCATCCATATAATCATTACCGCTACCTCCTAGCAAATTATCATCGCCACTTCTAGCAAGTAAAATATCATCGCCGCTATCGCCAGATACAGCATTATTTCCCTCACCGCCATCAAGATAATCGTTATCTTGTCCACCGGCCAGAAAATCATTGCCACCCTGTCCTAAAATTGTATCAATACCTAAATCGCCCTCCAGCCGATCGTTGCCATCTCCACCATCAATAAAATCGCTATCTAAACCACCAAAAGCTGTATCATCTCCGTTGCTACCATAAATCGAATCATTACCGCGTTCGCCATTCAAAACATCGTTATCTTGGCCGCCTAAAATAATATCATTTCCTAAATCGGCAAAAATGACATCGTTGCCTTGATTTCCTCCTAAAGTATCATCTCCTGGTTGACCATCAATTAAATCATCACCAGCTAAACCAAGGATATAATCAGTGGCAATATTGCCGGCCAGGGTATCATTTAATTGTCCGCCAACAATGCTATTAGCGCCTTCGGTGCCGGTGAGAGAGTTTGGATCTGTGGGGTTGCCAGGAATAACGTTGCCGGTGTCAGAAACGGCGCGTTTGGCAACAACTGCTGTCCAATAATAGCTGCGGTTAAATGTGCCGGTGTCGTTGGGAAGTAAATAAAATCCCACGCCAATATTATCAACATCAGGTTTAAGTAAATTAGCGCCTTCGGCATTACTAAACCAATAACTTACAACTTCTTCTGGGGTGGTTTGACCGGCAGCAATATTTTGTGCATAAGTTGTGAAATCATAGCCCGCATTTTTAATTCTACTGGCCGGTGAGGAACCGTTCGAGCCATTCTGAGCAAAAAAGTCATTCAGCGCCATATCTGTGCTTTGTAGTTGCGCTGCATTGCCAAGTTGGGTATCAATCGCCAGCGGTAACAGGCCGAAGCGACTGCGCTGTAAATTAATTAAAGCGACAATTTGGGTAGTTAATTCTAAGTTAGCCATGTTCAAGTTTGCTCCTTGTAACATTTTCTATATTACTTGCGACTTTATAGCGTAGCTTAAGGTGCCGGAAAATAGTTTAGGGTTGTTTAAGGTTTGCGCTGTCGGGATCGGGAACCGAACTAGCCGAAGGGCATTTTTTCAGGGGGGCCGGTTTGGCCGCCAACTTTAAAAAGGCTATAACTAGCCTAATTATTAGTGATGTTTTTAGTGTTTATCCCCTGCCCAAGTTTCTTAAAAAACGAGCCTTTTATAACTAGACTTTTTAAGTAATAATTGATGGAATCAATGTCTTCTATAATACCGTTTATTTAGAACAAATTACTTAAATTTTTAAAATAAAAAGCCCTAAAATTACTTCAACAAAGTCAAGTAATTTTAGTAAAAATTCCCGAAAAAATGGTCTAAATTTGCCCCATCTAACATTAGCAAAAAGCGAAGCAACCGGCCACAAACACCGCATCAACGATGGGAAAGCGCAGCTATATCAAATTGACTGGATCAAGCACCGGCCACCCCTTGCGAGTCCCCCCCGATGTACAATCTAGCAACACAAGCGCTAACCTGGGTAAATTGGGGAATTGACCCATAACAATGTCCTACCCAAACAGGAAACAAGCCCTAATCACCGGCAAAAAGCCTGAAACCTTATAACCATTGCTTAGGATAAGATTTTCGCGCCACAAAATTATTAAAAAGCACCGTACAAATTACCAAAATAATCGACCCCAACAACACCGGCCTCAACAAAAAATCCCAAGACGCCTTACTCATCACCGCCACCAACGCCACCGCACCCGCAGCAGGATGCAAAGTTTTCGTGATTTGCATAACCGCAATTGCTGTTGCCACCGCCGCTGGCATAACCCAGCCCTGAGATCCAAACAAATGAAAAAAACTTAACCCAACCAAAGCCCCTAAAAAATTGCCACAAATAATATTCCGAGGTTGAGCCAGCGGACTTTCAGGAATCGCAAATGCCAGCACAGAAGTCGCCCCAAAAGGTGCCACAATCAACGGATAATTAAAAATCCCCGAAATGTTTTCCAGCGCCGAAATACCTAAAAAACTGCCACAAAAAGACAAAGCAATATGAGCATAACGGCTGGCAAAGAAATTAGCCTGATTAAGCTTACTTTTTAATAACTTGGAACGCCGGCGAAACCTTTTTAAATAAACAAATTTTGGCAGATATAACACACCGATTTTACCTTGGCAGCGCTGGCTTTTCATCGCTTTATCTCACACTTATAAATTCAGGTTTTATTAACAGAAATTTTTTCGCTTAGCAAGTTTTTAGCGCCTTTATTTACCGGCACCAAACGAGCGGTAGAAAAAACTTGAACTGAATCTAGGATAGATCCAAATCCTAAAAATCTGTAAAGTTCGCTACAAAAATCACCCCAAAAATAACTTATGCTAAATATAAGTAAACTTTATTATTCAAGCCAAAAAACGGCAAAGCCAAGCAGATAAAACTGCTCGACTCTAAACGCAAAAAACTTTAATTGCCCATCCTATAGCGGCAAAGTGTTAGTGCACCCTATCAATCAGAAATCACTAGCTAATTCCCCACCGGCACATTTTTAAACGCCGCAGTTTCCGGCACATAAATATCCAAAACCGACACACTTTCGGGAACCCTTAACCACACATAAGCATCCGCAGAAGCACCTGAACGAATTTGAGATAAAGAAACAGAACCCGTCGAACGTTTCACAACATCAACCGCATTAAAAGTTTCGGTAGTTTGAGGATTTCTTGCCGTAGAACTACCCACCTGAATAATATCACCACCAGCCACATCTTCAGCCAGCCTGCGAACACGCATTTGCACATTCACAACATCACGATTGCCCGTTTCTGGGTCTTGAATTCGCTTCACCGAAATTAACTCAACTTCCCCCTTTCTGCCAAAAGCCTTTTGAACAAAATCTCCGGGTTTAATAGGCGTAATTGTTTTAACTGTTGTTGTCGTTTGTGTCTGAGTCACCGGCACATTATTAACCGCCTCCGCAACACCAACAGGCACATTCTTAAACGCCCCACCATTTTCGACAAAAATATCAATCTTATCCACCGAAGGCGGCACCTTCAACACCGTAGAACCATTCACCGAATCCCCCCGCCGTATATTCAACAAAGACACACTCCCAGAAGGTGGTATCTGCCCAGAAACCGGAGAATAAACGTCATAAGTCACCGGATGACGTGCCGTAATCTCCCCAAAATTAATCACACTATTTCCTGTTAACGTATCCGCCAAACGAGTTACCCGCATTTCCAGAACCACCTCATCAGGAACCCCCGCAACTCGTCTCACAGAAAGCAACTCCAACCGCGCATCATTTCCTGCTGCTGGAATCACAAATTCTCCTTGTTTAACATCATTTTGTGGTTCCGTTGGCGTCAGCACTTCTCTATTATTTCTTGTCTGAGTTTCCGCCACCAAAGGACTACTCACACTCCCCGATTGCACCATGCGGTAAAACCAATAACCACCCCCCGCCAATAGCAAAGCCAGCGTCGTAGCTATCCCCGCTAAAAAGCTATTCAAATGACTGCCACGCCGCCGTGTTTCAGGAGCAGCGCTTACTGTTTCTACCCTACTTCTATTCCCAGTTTTCATAACACAACCTTCAACCAACAAAGCTAAAAAAACTCTAACCAAACCCATCCCAAAAACCCTCTCCCAAAAGACACAAACCCCACCTACCTCTGTGATCCTGCGCCGCTCCTTCAGCGCCCTCTGCTGTGAAAAAAAATACCGAAACCCTATGATAATACCCGAATAAAAAAAAACAAACCGCAAAAAACAGCCAAGATGAACTTCAAAAAATCCCTAAGCGCTATCCTACTCGCCCTCAGCACCCAAACCCCCCTGCACGCCCAAACAGCCCCCGTAAACCCGCCCCAAATCGCCCAAGCCTCCACCATTTGCCCCGCCCAATTGCCCAAAGCCATTGACAGCATCACCAACCGGCCCGAATTCCGCCGTGCAAGCTGGGGTATTTCCATCGAACCCCTCGCCACCAGCACGCCCCTCTATCACCGGCAAGCTGAAAAGTATTTCATCCCCGCTTCTAACGCCAAACTACTCACCACCGCCGCTGCTTTACTCAAACTGGGCCCCGATTATCGCATCCGCACTTCCGTTTATGCTAATCCTGTAAACGGTGATAGTGTGCCGGTGTTGCGTGTTGTTGGACGCGGCGACCCCAGCCTTACAACTGCTCAATTAAAATCTCTGGCAACACAGTTAAAAAATTGGGGAATTCGGAATGTTAATCAGTTGGTAATTGATGATGGTTTTTTTCGAGGCGATTTAGTTAATGCTAACTGGGAATTTGAGGATATCCAGGCCGGTTATGGTGCGCCGGTTAATAGCTTAATCCTCAATCAAAACGCCGTCAATTTTACTTTGTTTCCTCAACAAGCCGGCGAGCCGCTATTAGTTAAATGGGATGATTCCCAAGAGGGAGCAAGTTGGGAAGTTGAAAATACATCGATGACGGTTACTTCAAATGAAGAGGAATTTATCGATGTGGGACGCGATTTGACTAAACCTGTTTTGTATGTAAGCGGTCAATTGCGGGCCGGTTCTGAACCGGAATCTACTTCGGTGGCAATCACACAACCGGCTACTAATTTTTTACAGAAATTTCGTCAAGTTTTAGCAGCAGAAGGCATTAGGGTCAAGAGTACAAAAGTTATAAAAGATGGCACGCCAAATGCTGATGAAGTTGAGTTGGCAATGGTTAGTTCTCCGCCGTTAATTGAGTTAATTAATCGCACCAATGTAGACAGTGATAATCTTTATGCAGAGGTGCTTTTGCGATTGTTGGGGACAGTTTCAGATAATACGAAAGCAGCACAATTTCAAACAGCAAATGCGGGTTTAGATACAATTAGAAATGCGCTGGCAGAATTAGGTTTAGACCCGAAATCTTATAAACCGGCTGATGGTTCTGGGTTATCTCGGCACAATTTAACGAGCCCTGAAGCTTTGGTTAATTTATTACGAGTAATGGCGAGTACGCCGGTGGCTGATATGTATCGAAATTCTCTGCCGGTGGCGGGGGTTAGTGGTACCTTGGCAAGTCGTTTTCGTAATACACCGGCCCAGGGAATTGTTCAAGCAAAAACCGGCACTCTTTCGGGTGTTGCTTCGCTTTCTGGTTATCTCAATAATCGCAATTATGAGCCGTTGGTTTTCAGTATTATTGTCAATCAATCGGATTTAACTTCATCGACAATTCGCCGCAGTATTGATGATATTGTCGTGCTTTTGTCTCGTCTGCGCCGGTGTTAATTAAGTTTGTACAAACCCGGTTTCCTGAAAAAACCGGGTTTTTGAGATTAAATTTGACGGCTACCACAGGAATTGCTATATATAGGAATCATCAACAAAAAGGAATCAGCAGATGCCCACTGAGCCGCAAATGAGGGCTTTATATATAATAGGCTATCAGTTAACTTTTTTGATGTTTCAGCCTATCCACATTATTTGCATTGACGGAAGAACTCAAAATTTATTTATTTTGGCAGGGCATAATGAAGATATACAATTTGAAATTACACGCCAGGGGGAGGTATTCTGATGAGTCAAATTGATTACGCCGCTATGTCAGATGAAGAGTTAAAGCATTACTTTCTTAGCCACCGGCAAGATAAAGCTGCTTTGGAAGCTTATCTATTACGTCGTCGTCAGCGTTCTCTTCCAATCATTACTAGGGTAGATGATAACGATTTTGAGGCTAAAATTAAAGCCTCTATCCTTGAGCAAATGAGTCAATAATCCTTATTTTTTAATCTTTTAATCA encodes the following:
- a CDS encoding transglutaminase family protein codes for the protein MAYFSPKQNPPFGTIRPYGAYALQGITFSGDNLIAIDSVRGYLLEIDITTENTTILNPYKAADFTDVTGIALWEDTLWYTRDEQVLFTKLSDLQPQVFASLPYRVDGVAVWESTVYVTCQRAGYIFIFNRKTGTQITKFYAPGIGRENITVRGEELWVSDQTEQTVYCMDRATGEIIYSVLTPFDSPTGLAFYPNRQNHENLLYVAYAGEEAYIRDDPNSPDPHQLTFRDRTFIHPLYCHYDKANKVGLSNGYLIEVSYVEELSPLEEIFLENLEWRIALPSNTLRQKVRHIEAVGMPFTEEIVDGEKIAVFKFNTLKPNEARLFGWKALIEVHSIKYNLTPRDVEKQSSLPPNFERYLVDNDNLAMDTETVRRAAAEAIGTETNLLRKVLSIRNYVYDKLSYGIKPHIDTPDIALERGVGSCGEYVGILLALMRLNGIPCRTIGRYKCPPYADRFLVPLMPDYNHVWIEFYLPDVGWVPMESNPDDIQEGGPYPLRFFMGLAWYHIEIGKGLKFAGLTINGGPVDKENVSIGELAINHVRFKILQEIPPL
- a CDS encoding CAP domain-containing protein, which gives rise to MANLELTTQIVALINLQRSRFGLLPLAIDTQLGNAAQLQSTDMALNDFFAQNGSNGSSPASRIKNAGYDFTTYAQNIAAGQTTPEEVVSYWFSNAEGANLLKPDVDNIGVGFYLLPNDTGTFNRSYYWTAVVAKRAVSDTGNVIPGNPTDPNSLTGTEGANSIVGGQLNDTLAGNIATDYILGLAGDDLIDGQPGDDTLGGNQGNDVIFADLGNDIILGGQDNDVLNGERGNDSIYGSNGDDTAFGGLDSDFIDGGDGNDRLEGDLGIDTILGQGGNDFLAGGQDNDYLDGGEGNNAVSGDSGDDILLARSGDDNLLGGSGNDYMDAGEGTANYIQGDDGNDTLLSAAGNDVLVGGIGGDYAIAGGGNDAVNGSAGSDTLFGNLGIDTILGEGEDDFLFGGKDGDLINGGTGNDLFNGNLGNDTLFGADGNDQGFGGQDADLLFGELGDDTLSAGQGNDTIIGGSNNDNLYGGDGNDLIYGNYSDDTIIAGLSNDSVAGVVGSDTLYGNLGDDTLRGASLGDVFYGGQGNDSIFGESGNDTIFGDVGNDSIIGGDGSDTIALQVGGVDRVEDFLRGADFFYLGDLTFENLVFQQGNEGASEIYVKIPIEATLPGGGKNNQPAEPQFRNELVATVVGVQAANFSESDFIKTFADTMSGSMTPA
- a CDS encoding HPP family protein; the protein is MKSQRCQGKIGVLYLPKFVYLKRFRRRSKLLKSKLNQANFFASRYAHIALSFCGSFLGISALENISGIFNYPLIVAPFGATSVLAFAIPESPLAQPRNIICGNFLGALVGLSFFHLFGSQGWVMPAAVATAIAVMQITKTLHPAAGAVALVAVMSKASWDFLLRPVLLGSIILVICTVLFNNFVARKSYPKQWL
- the dacB gene encoding D-alanyl-D-alanine carboxypeptidase/D-alanyl-D-alanine-endopeptidase encodes the protein MNFKKSLSAILLALSTQTPLHAQTAPVNPPQIAQASTICPAQLPKAIDSITNRPEFRRASWGISIEPLATSTPLYHRQAEKYFIPASNAKLLTTAAALLKLGPDYRIRTSVYANPVNGDSVPVLRVVGRGDPSLTTAQLKSLATQLKNWGIRNVNQLVIDDGFFRGDLVNANWEFEDIQAGYGAPVNSLILNQNAVNFTLFPQQAGEPLLVKWDDSQEGASWEVENTSMTVTSNEEEFIDVGRDLTKPVLYVSGQLRAGSEPESTSVAITQPATNFLQKFRQVLAAEGIRVKSTKVIKDGTPNADEVELAMVSSPPLIELINRTNVDSDNLYAEVLLRLLGTVSDNTKAAQFQTANAGLDTIRNALAELGLDPKSYKPADGSGLSRHNLTSPEALVNLLRVMASTPVADMYRNSLPVAGVSGTLASRFRNTPAQGIVQAKTGTLSGVASLSGYLNNRNYEPLVFSIIVNQSDLTSSTIRRSIDDIVVLLSRLRRC
- a CDS encoding selenocysteinyl-tRNA(Sec) synthase, coding for MSQIDYAAMSDEELKHYFLSHRQDKAALEAYLLRRRQRSLPIITRVDDNDFEAKIKASILEQMSQ